From Salmo salar chromosome ssa04, Ssal_v3.1, whole genome shotgun sequence, one genomic window encodes:
- the LOC106603482 gene encoding AT-rich interactive domain-containing protein 5B, producing MEQNAIQWLGAPSCLRGSFAFYKSVSCGALAGAPALVWKLGEFYYVRCGPQEPVCIAEVTLLWEDQAQRHLLASSRLYYLPEDTPKGRTREHGEDEVLAVSKKIVVRVEDLVRWTCPEPPGWKGGSQKSSETNSHHKPTPIITNGPPASLKEKGESERLGVKVLSYPQYCRFRSLQRRIQDGVVLGLQDPHLLALGGIRVAQLNTRVLYCRDTFNHPTLDSNTSVWTQLGCTSLSLKGRPLKRRGRPEGQKAVEPPALNQSESWIERITENEMGSLEMQREGGCLPHPEEQMFLDQLYCYMERCGSPISKVPNLGFKKIDLFVMYSVVKQLGGHERVTSQRLWKKVYNELGGSPGSTSAATCTRRHYERLILPYEEHRNGGGAELKLPASSGPTRVRGMSGRRPLVKGRGAEANQEKTVTPTPPTISPDGVVVVKRGRGRPPGKKNQVKHLVSKASPVVLSPPAKPSLDLGAQPPLQAPSFESLSVFQGLNLANLPLTPDLSPMSAPFHLPKTEREVKMENGDSPAPSPTLSPATFLPALPRLHTGGSFRGFSPTKGLCTLDLFRSRLGLTSLDTPGLTPQDPASHQPSSLYLQAKTGSPNTTLLNGNQPHPQSHHQSHHQCWGCGLDEEAQWGGSSSSTRKVRSSRPPLPPLRVLPLDLDCSLQVRQLMRTRLGPAQLHSFTKRLSEVLSQDLSSKPHLPATPPPEQALPLNLSKCSTTKRSAFDETDYRMSSGDQDNGDSTLPLAKSCRVESCDEAEDLSSPSRARAFLLELPQHTTTTTSPDTSTTPTQLFLTKSGETWGDTPLENQGRTSDSEPAIQVKVEEDLRESSLVEPEEDCSVCNQRKMRWRGGN from the exons ACCTCCCTGAGGATACTCCCAAGGGCAGGACCAGAGAGcatggagag GATGAGGTGTTGGCCGTCTCTAAGAAGATAGTGGTGCGGGTGGAGGATCTGGTGAGGTGGACCTGTCCTGAACCTCCAGGATGGAAAGGAGGAAGCCAGAAGTCCAGCGAGACCAACAGTCATCACAAACCTACCCCCATCATTACCAATGGACCCCCAGCATCACTCAAAGAGAAGGGTGAGAGTGAGCGTCTGGGGGTCAAGGTGCTCAGCTACCCCCAGTACTGCCGCTTCCGCTCCCTGCAGAGACGCATTCAGGACGGGGTGGTGTTGGGGCTGCAGGATCCCCATCTGCTGGCCCTGGGGGGGATCAGGGTGGCCCAACTCAACACCCGGGTCCTCTACTGCAGGGACACCTTCAACCACCCCACCCTGGATAGCAACACCAGTGTCTGGACACAGCTGG GATGCACCTCCCTCAGCTTGAAGGGGCGACCCCTCAAGAGAAGAGGAAGGCCAGAAGGCCAGAAAGCTGTGGAGCCAccagcactcaaccaatcagagTCCTGGATAGAAAGAATAACG GAAAATGAGATGGGCAGTTTGGAGATGCAACGTGAGGGGGGCTGTCTCCCCCACCCTGAGGAGCAGATGTTCCTGGATCAACTCTACTGCTACATGGAGCGCTGCGGCTCACCCATCAGCAAGGTGCCCAACCTCGGCTTCAAGAAGA TTGACTTGTTTGTCATGTACTCTGTAGTCAAACAGTTGGGGGGCCATGAGAGG GTGACGTCCCAGCGTCTGTGGAAGAAAGTGTATAATGAACTAGGAGGAAGCCCGGGCAGCACCAGCGCTGCCACCTGCACCCGGAGGCACTATGAGAG GCTGATTCTTCCTTACGAGGAGCACAGAAACGGAGGTGGTGCAGAACTAAAACTCCCAGCATCCTCTGGGCCTACCCGGGTTAGGGGGATGAGTGGGAGGAGACCGCTGGTgaaggggagaggagcagaggccaACCAGGAGAAGACTGTAACCCCTACCCCTCCA ACTATTTCTCCAGACGGTGTCGTGGTAGTGAAGAGAGGCCGTGGTAGACCTCCAGGCAAAAAGAACCAGGTCAAACACCTAGTCTCCAAGGCCAGTCCAGTGGTCCTGTCTCCCCCAGCTAAACCTAGCCTGGACCTTGGGGCCCAGCCCCCTCTCCAGGCCCCCTCTTTCGAGTCCTTGTCTGTGTTCCAGGGGCTAAACCTGGCCAACCTGCCACTAACCCCAGACCTGTCTCCCATGTCTGCCCCCTTCCACCTGCCCAAAACCGAAAGGGAGGTAAAGATGGAGAACGGAGATTCTCCAGCACCATCACCCACTCTGTCTCCTGCCACTTTCTTGCCTGCTCTCCCCAGGCTCCACACAGGGGGGTCCTTCAGAGGATTCAGCCCCACTAAAGGCCTCTGTACCCTTGATCTCTTTAGGAGCCGACTGGGCCTCACTAGCCTggacacccctggtctaacccCCCAGGACCCTGCCTCCCACCAGCCCTCCAGCCTTTACCTCCAGGCCAAGACAGGGAGCCCAAACACCACCCTTCTCAATGGGAACCAGCCCCACCCCCAGTCTCACCATCAGTCCCACCACCAGTGCTGGGGGTGCGGGCTGGATGAGGAAGCCCAGTGGGggggtagcagcagcagcaccaggaaGGTCCGTAGCAGCAGGCCTCCTCTGCCCCCTCTCCGGGTCCTCCCGCTGGATCTGGACTGCAGCCTGCAGGTGCGCCAGCTGATGCGTACGCGGTTGGGCCCGGCCCAGCTCCACTCTTTCACCAAGCGGCTGTCGGAGGTCTTATCCCAGGACCTGAGTAGCAAGCCACATCTGCCTGCCACCCCTCCCCCAGAGCAGGCCCTGCCCCTCAACCTCAGCAAGTGCTCCACCACCAAAAGATCTGCCTTTGATGAAACTGACTACAGGATGTCTTCAGGGGATCAGGATAATGGTGACTCCACACTCCCCTTAGCTAAAAGTTGTAGGGTGGAGTCGTGTGATGAGGCTGAGGACTTGAGCTCACCCAGCAGGGCCAGAGCTTTCCTCCTGGAGCTGCCCCAgcacaccacaaccaccaccagccCAGACACCTCTACTACACCCACCCAGCTTTTCCTCACCAAGTCTGGGGAGACCTGGGGAGACACCCCCCTGGAGAACCAGGGCAGGACGTCTGACTCTGAGCCAGCAATCCAGGTGAAGGTGGAAGAGGACCTGAGGGAGAGCAGCTTGGTGGAGCCTGAGGAAGACTGCTCTGTCTGCAATCAGAGAAAgatgagatggaggggaggaaacTAG